A genomic stretch from Spongiibacter nanhainus includes:
- a CDS encoding type III pantothenate kinase produces MAHLELDVGNTALKWRLCEGERRISGGRVPNKSVADLPFGGVTEAWVGSVAGEQFNRTLRDELAAQGVTASFAISQRRCGRVQNSYTDVSRMGVDRWLAMVAAYYRAGQRSVVVVDAGTALTIDIVAGDGQHLGGYILPGAPLMVRSLGLATDRVKVEVSSTGDLSPGRNTGACVANGCTLAQLGAIKQAVSEAQAELRGSPVVMVTGGDGRGLWELGRSESTEWEYVEELVLDGLAPVVRASGER; encoded by the coding sequence ATGGCCCACCTGGAGTTAGATGTTGGCAACACCGCGCTGAAGTGGCGATTGTGCGAGGGCGAGCGACGTATATCTGGCGGTCGTGTTCCCAATAAAAGCGTAGCGGATCTGCCATTTGGGGGCGTGACAGAGGCCTGGGTGGGGTCAGTCGCGGGAGAGCAGTTCAATCGTACCTTGCGTGATGAATTGGCCGCCCAGGGGGTTACAGCCAGCTTTGCCATTAGCCAACGGCGCTGTGGTCGCGTACAGAACAGCTATACGGATGTGTCGCGAATGGGGGTCGATCGCTGGCTAGCTATGGTGGCGGCCTATTATCGGGCAGGTCAGCGGTCGGTTGTGGTGGTGGACGCTGGTACGGCTTTAACCATTGATATCGTGGCCGGTGATGGACAGCACCTTGGCGGCTATATTCTGCCTGGTGCGCCTTTGATGGTGCGTTCATTGGGGCTGGCTACGGATCGGGTCAAGGTGGAAGTTTCCTCTACAGGTGACTTGTCGCCGGGCCGGAATACCGGCGCCTGCGTGGCAAATGGATGCACTCTGGCGCAGCTCGGCGCTATCAAGCAGGCTGTCAGCGAGGCACAAGCCGAGCTAAGAGGGTCTCCCGTAGTTATGGTTACTGGTGGCGATGGCCGTGGGCTCTGGGAGCTGGGGCGCAGCGAGTCGACGGAGTGGGAATACGTTGAAGAGTTGGTGCTGGACGGATTGGCGCCGGTGGTTAGGGCATCAGGGGAAAGGTAA
- the birA gene encoding bifunctional biotin--[acetyl-CoA-carboxylase] ligase/biotin operon repressor BirA, translating into MINRALLDILADGQFHSGEEIGAALGISRAAVWKQLQKLEAVDVPLESIKGRGYCVPGGLNLLDPSAVKAALPQGAAGLADQLTIVPSVDSTNSLASQALENGSGHGASFVAEHQSAGRGRRGRQWLSPFARSLYLTTIWEFTNGAAALEGLSLSVAVAVARALRRYGIDGLALKWPNDVLAGDKKLAGILLEMQGDPAGLCQVLVGIGLNVDLRGCQTGSIERPWIDLRSVAEVEPERNKLLAKLLVELAAVYREFAGGGFGVHKDEWLALDAYKDAPVAIQLGEEWVNGIARGVDAGGGLVLDVDGVNRTFYGGEVSLRAGR; encoded by the coding sequence TTGATTAATCGGGCATTGCTGGACATTCTGGCGGACGGCCAGTTTCATTCCGGCGAAGAAATCGGCGCGGCGCTGGGCATTAGCCGGGCGGCGGTATGGAAACAGTTGCAGAAGTTGGAGGCGGTTGATGTGCCTCTGGAATCCATCAAAGGGCGGGGATACTGTGTGCCAGGTGGGTTGAATCTGCTGGACCCCAGTGCGGTGAAGGCCGCGTTACCGCAAGGTGCAGCCGGTCTTGCCGATCAGCTCACTATCGTCCCTTCTGTGGATTCCACTAATAGTTTGGCGTCCCAGGCTTTGGAGAACGGGAGTGGTCACGGCGCCAGTTTTGTTGCCGAGCATCAGTCAGCGGGTCGGGGCCGACGTGGACGTCAATGGCTGTCTCCTTTCGCGCGCAGTCTTTACCTTACTACCATATGGGAGTTCACCAATGGCGCGGCTGCGTTGGAGGGCTTGAGTTTGTCCGTGGCTGTTGCCGTGGCTCGGGCCTTGCGTCGCTATGGCATCGACGGGCTGGCCTTGAAGTGGCCGAACGACGTCCTTGCTGGTGATAAAAAGCTGGCGGGCATATTGCTGGAAATGCAGGGCGATCCCGCCGGCTTGTGTCAGGTATTGGTGGGTATTGGCCTCAATGTCGATTTAAGGGGCTGTCAGACCGGTTCTATCGAGCGGCCGTGGATCGATCTGCGGTCGGTGGCGGAAGTCGAGCCCGAACGAAATAAGCTGCTGGCGAAGTTGCTGGTGGAGCTGGCTGCGGTATATCGAGAATTTGCTGGGGGCGGCTTCGGGGTCCATAAGGATGAGTGGCTTGCCCTCGACGCCTATAAAGACGCGCCAGTGGCTATTCAGTTGGGGGAGGAATGGGTGAATGGTATTGCGCGGGGTGTCGATGCTGGTGGCGGCTTGGTGCTGGATGTCGATGGAGTGAACCGCACGTTTTACGGCGGCGAAGTCAGCTTGAGGGCTGGGCGTTAA